In Ananas comosus cultivar F153 linkage group 14, ASM154086v1, whole genome shotgun sequence, the genomic stretch ttatgtatttttatcaaatattttgaattttattgagaaaatactttctaatttaaagaatagagggtttgagttgtgccatcggctgccgatatcttgctggcatgatacagcacggtggatacggtccgtgctgatgggcacttaaatccttgccctcaaatttgtttgttttaattttacttatttgTCAACTGAATAGAAGAAAAGTGGATGGGGTGTCgatcaaaaaggaaaaaaaatcacggCTAATCTTGGAATGGCCTATATTTGAGGGTTAGCCATATACCTTATCTAAAATCATTGAGTTGCTCAAGAAAAAAGTGCTTAGAGATTCTTAGTTctgtttttttttggctaacTGAAAATACCGAGCTAATAGTCTCATTAAATGTGACAAGTCGGGCTGGATTGCTTTTAGAAGCTCTGACATTCGTGCTTCCATTTCCCAAGGATGAGTTTTGCTAGGAAATCCATGTGTTTGCTTCAACATTCGCCTGATGCCCATCGAGATTCATAAAAACATTCTAGTTTGATTCAGTGTCATCGTATATAGTAGGAATGATAGCAAATTATACAAATTATACAACTTAATCCTTGGATTTTAGCTTCTTAGTCCTGTAAGCTTGTTTTTTGGTATCTTTTGCAGTACGACATAAGGCTCCTCGCGGTCGACATCCCGATGGCATCTGGGCCGGATCAACGGCTATTCTTAGTCGGCGATGAGGAGGAATACAAAGTTGGCGGGGGGTTGATATCAGAGCTTCGAGATCCCATAGTCAAAGCCATGGCTGCGGAAAAGGAGTTTGATGATCTCGACcaaaaggaggaggaagaggatgagaaAAAAGAGCGCGAGGAGGCGGAGAGAAGGcaaagagaggaggaagaacAATTACtcgaggaagaaaagaaaaggcgcgaagaggaagaaagaattcttgaagaagaaaagaaacggCGGGAGGCCGAAAACCTCGAAAAAGTTGGCTCATAGTTTTGACCGCGGAACTCAaaactttttctcctttttatgttgtttttttttacttattgaAATTTCGAAAGGAGCGGCATGCTTCTTTCCGAGAAAGGTGGATGATTGTTGGATAAAAAGGATTAGTTAGAGAtcattgttttcttttgttcctTTCTTGATCTAAAATCTGCCATTGGAAGAATGGATTTGCTCTTCGCGAGGAGTTTGATCAGATTCAATAAATTCGACAACACCCAGTATTTGCATAATTACGACATTTCGGGCTCTTTACTACTTTCTCTCTCACTTATTATTTTGTGTAAGTTGAAAAGGACTATTTTTGGGCTAATCCTCGTTGTTACTAAGAGTTCACCTCTCGTGTTATCTGCGCTCGGAGGCGATTGTTTCAGGGACTTGTAACATTCTATGTATGCTCTGTAGTTTCTGCTTTAAGTGAGGAGATTGTTAACATACAACTTGGATCAGGAGGATGTAGGGGGGTAAAGGATACTTCTGCATGAGACATTGTTTGTTCCCATTTATGTTCCTGTTGAAATATCATTCCATCTATCAGGTATGAGAATGACAAAATTTGCTTTCGACATCGGCTTTTGCTGTCTTGGTTCGGTTTAACATACTACtctaaggggccgtttggttagatgtaattataaatgcagtgtagttagagatgcatACAGTTGGAAATATAGTAGTTGCAACTATATGCatcctgtttggttggatgtagtagaaaacgCTGCAACTACAAGTAATTTGTTTTGGTCGCATGTAGTTaagaaatgatttttaaaattttatcattttatgtacatgatggtgagattatctccaatgcaaaaaatatatattttttgtttaagaaATAATTAGGGAGGTAAGATTACCTTTTGCATAAAGTTGCTCTCTCaaactgctgcagttgaaacTGCAATCAATTTAGGCATAATTTCAACTACTGCAATTGGACCTCCTTCTGCAGTTTCTACTACAGCAGTTGAAGTTAAATACATCAGACTAAACACCGAATTTGTATTTGtatgtagttataactgcagtGTATTTGCAACTACGTGCAACTAAACGGCCCCTAAATGCATGTTTGGCGTAGTTTTAATCTTTTTGGCAGTCTATTTTGATATATGTTCTGTGGTCCTACTGAAATACGGAGAAGGATATTTTTTACATACTTTCGCCCTaattctgttttttttattagggTTAGGTGAGTCTCCACTCAAAACAAGCCATAAATTGTAAACTTAACCGGCTTTTGTGTTGATGTACTACACAATCTCCCTGTTTGGCCCCGTACCCAATTTGTCCCTAATTAATctcaaatcaattaattaattaatttataagttAAATAATTCTATTTACGAAACTAATTGCTTCCTAATTGAGTTCCGTTAAACATTTGGCTCCAAGTCTAGATTAGTAATTATTCAATAATTAGTAAATATTAACAACTAATATAATTGGTATGTAAGTTACTGATAATTTATAATCCATGTATGCTTTAAGATAATTTAGCTCTAATAAATCGTTCTGAATTAATTGACTTTATTTTTTGAGtgttttttaaaagattacTACTTCGTGTACTGTACACACCTTATGTTGGTTTTTTAATCGGGTTTCGAGTCGTCCATGATGAGCAAATTCTACCCGACCCATTAAGATGTAGTTTTCTTAGTTGGCTGAGAAACCACTCAGTACGTACAGTTAAAAACGTGcagagagaaaaagggaggaATGGAACGTGAAATACTGGCTCTCACTCtctgcttcttctccttcaaatGAGATTTCTCTCCCCATTACTGAGATTTTTAAAGTTTACTCTCTTCTTGGAGGATTTGACATTTGGGTTGTGGAAACTAGTACAATTTTTATCTTGTGATCTTGCATTTGATCCGTTGAAGCGAGTGATTTGGTTTGATCCTATTTTATCACGATCTTCGAATCGGAATTGAAATATTTCATAGATTAAATTTTGCTTACAccttaaaataagattacattTTACACCCTCTCATCCAATGGCCAAGAATTAACGCTTTTCTTTTCGAGCttctttttagtattaaaagcccaaaaaaaatttaaaaccctAAAATAAAGATGTACACTCTATTTTGAGGTGTACAGAtagtatttttcattttaaaaagttatactcCGAGTAAATTAATGGTAAGGataatttggtaattttaatatttcacaaCAAGAGCCATACTCCAGctcaataattttttcaaacatTGCAGCACTTTTGTAACATGATCAGCCAAACACCCTCATAACTTTTTTTAGCAGCACAACTTTACATCTTAAAGCATGTTTgattctcaaactatgaggtgaATGATAATTggtcttaaatttttaatttattataatttcttactagaactttcaaaattattgtAATAAATTCTATAAtacaatttaattgattaaacaTTGATAAATAGTTAATACATAAGTTATATAGCAGTGTTATGACTAATGATACGCCAATAATTAAGATAGtacattacttttatattagcGATGTATCACTATTTAGTTAGCTAAATTAGGTTGTgggacttaattataataatttaaaagctCGAACCAGAAtggtaacaaattaaagtttgggaACAAAAGTGTCGGATCTTAACCGTTTGAGGACCAGACTTGCAATTTGCCCTTTTGAAAAAGACTTTTGGGGAGTCCAATCATCACACTATGACCTCCGGCCATTTTTGAATGAAaacccaaaaattattttattccatttttatcgttttttaacttttgtttctttgaatttaaaaagattTATTTGTTGATTTGAAGATTTGAGTAGTGTCAAAtctgactttttttttaaatatattgacTCTTTCGATcactttttaaagttttaacaAAATAGCAAATTTGTTAAACAATTTGAGCAAATACTAGCTAACATAGCcgttaatttaacgaaatatctAACTCCACAATAAATgatagaaatcaaaatgattagaataatatatatataaaataaaaaaaaaagatagggtCGAGATTCAAAATAGGCTATAGTTAGGGGTTTCccatacattttcacctaaAAAGGTAACTTTTCGTATCTCAGGGGCAATTTGGTAATTTTCTTATAGTTAGTCCcagaaccctaaccctagcgaCGAAAGTGGAAGATATTCCCCAAATTCTCTTTTTCAATGCAAAGAAATAGTTTCTAGTATATGCTTCTTCTGCTGATCGATTTGTGGGAGCTTCTCTTTTGCGCCTTTTCTCTCTTCGCAATCCACTCTCACCATATCTACAAGGTGATTTTTCTTATTATCCGTAAATTTCTCTATGATTTTTGCTGCATTTTGTCGAATATTATCACCATTTCTTTTGGTTTATGTTGCATttattgatcattttttttatatgtattttatggtttttatcttaatttggGTGCGATTTATATGGAATTGTGTGATTTGTTGCGATCGTGTGATCGGATTAAGCATTTAGTTTGCatcgataaatttttttttttttctgaattcaGCTGTTTGGATGATGAATTCAGAGTGTAAAATTATCGTTTGTGATCATTTTTTGCTCCGAAATTAGGTCGGTTTCTTTTTGAGATAAAGAGATTTTTCATATCTTGAGTTTGATCAAGCTATTGCAACTCCAATCACAAATCGAACCGAGGTTAAAATGTCACTAGCCGTAGTTGTTCTTAGCTCGATCGAAGAGAACATAAGCGAAAGAAGGTTAAGTggtcatttttttatatatattgtcttATGCAACTAAGCGGCGTCATCTCTCAGAGTGTAAAGCCTAATTTCAGATTTAGTTGTTGTGAGTATGTTGTCGGTTTACTGCTGGATCTAGACGCTTTATGTTTGGCCATTGAATTGTTTTGATTTAATCTGAGGTGAGATTTGAGTTGTGTGATTTGGGTTACGCCTCTATCAAAGATGGCTTGATTTAAAAATTGGTagcttaaaaatttatttggagCGATGTGTCACCATTACTAAGTCTTAGAACAACAtctgaaagagagaaaattgaattttaaaaaaaacaatcatGTATATAAAGAATTCCGTGTGCTAACTGGCGTTAAATACACTGCATCATCCATGCTCAGGGACAAGAAGATAATGTGATTGGAGGAGAAGCAACATGTTCATGATTCTCAACTATGCAGATGATTCGTAAATTGCTCATTGATTGCACTATCACTTAGAATGTAGTCTCTTCTAAAGCTAGTGGAGAAACAAGTGGAGATCTAGCTGAAGAGGAATCCCTATCAGTTGAGACTTGGGATGTTTACTGTATGTAGGGACAAACTAAGATATTCTACTCTCTTATGTAGCAACTAGGATGTTTGTCTATATACTCTTCGAAATATGGCatttgcttatatacccctgtaaAGTGTAGGTTTGACTGATACCCCTCAAAGAATTGGGTATTTACTCCTATATTCTCTGTACGCCAGCTCTGAATGGTCTAGTTGATCAAGACTATGGGATAATAGCATCTGAATGTCTGAATTGACCTTGGCGGCCCTCATAAAGATGCCACTGCTTAATATTTAATGTTGTCTATGCAAACACTGTGAGGGTTATAGTTATAACTTTTCTTGTCAGTGTCaggattttgattttaaaatatagaatacTCAGAGAATATAGGTGTGAACTTTAAAaggtataaaaatatatgcagATAGTTATATATTAAGGTGTGTTTATGTGACGAATGTCGTCTTCTATCTTACAGCATCCCCATCGACAAAACTTGTAAATTGCATAGATATGTGGGTTTCATAAGATCAAAAGAATTATAAGACTAGATGCTGAAGACGGTCACTGATAATATCTGCTTATCCTATGTAACAAGCTGCTAAACTTGTAATTTGGCCAATTGCAGAACGTACTTTGATATATATTAACCATTCAGTAACAAGCATTTAAAtactacttttttattttgcagcTGCATAGATCTCCTCAAGGTATGTGATTATCTAAGCTGCTTTCGTTGCAATAGCTTGCTGATGAATGCCTACTGCTACTACTGCCCTGGAACTATCCTGTAACATTTACCTTGTACAGAGCTCATGGGAGGCTGCGTGGGAAAGGTTAGTCATTCATAGCAAGGAAAATGAAAATATCGTGCATGTTATGCTATTAGCTCTTCAGAATTGTTGATGTTATAGATCATTCTTTCTTCCCTGCTTTTTCCAAAATTCTTTCCATGTCTAACAGCAAgtcattttctctcatttcattctgttttcttttcctttttctgatAAATGCTGATAGTTACCTTTCTCTCTACCTCTCATAAGAAATTTGAACAGGTGTGAAATAGAAAAAGTTTTTGAGTATTATAGTTCATTCAGAGGAGCTCTATTTCCTGATTATAAGTTATCTTTTACTTTATGGTTCTTATAATTCGGTCATTTTTATATCTTTGTTGTCCttatatatcttttttcatCCTCTGTAGAATGGAGGAGGTGACGATTCCGATGACAAGATTGATTTCAAAGGTGGAAATGTACACGTAATAACTAGCAAAGAGAACTGGGACGAGAAGATTTCGGAAGCAAACAGGGATGGAAAGATAGTAAGCACTTGAATAGAACGTTCACTGCTatcaaacattaaaaaattagcataatttgatatttatgaAGTAGTAACTCAGCAACATTAATGTATGTTATAGCTGTCAAGAACATATGCATCAATAGAAGTATGGAATATTCTCCGATGATTACATGCGTATGCACGATGTTTCAATGGTTGGTAGACCAGCATTTAAAAGTTTCCTCCCAAAGAATTAAGAATAGAATGCTATTCAATGTTAGTTACTAGTTTGGTTTACATCTTTGCCTTTGTTCCAAGTTCTGAATTTAACGGTAAACTACTTGTGGGCTATTGATAGGTTGTTGCAAATTTCAGCGCATCTTGGTGCGGCCCATGCAGGGTGATCACACCAGCCTATGTTGAGTTATCTGAGAAGTATCCTTCACTCATGTTCTTGATAATAGATGTCGATGAGTTAATGGTTAgatctttttttctctgtttGACCTGTTTAACTCTTTTTGTTAGATAGCCGACTGGCCAAGAAATATACTTCCCTTTGATGAGTGATTGGGGCATGTTTGGCCTAGCGGGAGCTTTTTCCTAAGTGTTGATGGGTGAAGCTGGCTGAAAAAGCACTTATGCTATTTTGGTTATTAAACCCGTCTACCGCTCCCGAAGCTTAGCTTGCCAACATAACTAGACACACAACTACTGATTTTAGGAGTAGAAAAGTTATTCAGAAGCCAGGTCAAACAAGAACTTTAGCGGCACTTTATTTTAAACCTCTTCCTGATAGTATGACTAgcacaattttattttgtcaGTGAAATTTATTAGTGCAGAagcctttctcttcttctaatAAGGTTAAGTTTAACTCAACTTTTTAATGTTTCTTAATTGTCATCTGGTTTGTGTATTCTTCGTCATATGGTGTTTGTTATTTGCCTGAATGCTtgaaaaatttttgaagaaaaagggTAAGGAAGTAAAGTGActtgtgaaataaaaaatagaaatagaaaccgATCTATACTGTCAAGAGCTTTCGAAAAGTTGGGACTTGGAAATAAGGAAAAATTCAGTTTTCCACGCTTTCGATGATGGTAGATTAAAAACATGTTTACATTGACAACATCGATGCAGTTTTCTTGATTACTACTTAAAACGCGTGTTATGCTTCTGCTGTAGTAGCATGATGCTAGCCAAATTTCTATAAAAGAATCTATCGGTGCTTCCTCAAACAACTCTTCTCAAGCAGTAGTTCAGTAAAAGCTCCAGCTAGGCCTAACAGACCCTCAATGGCATAACACTCCTCTCTTATGTGAGACAAGAAATCACTGGCAGCATTTTAACTGATgcttctctttccctctctttgATGTTTCAGGACTTCAGCTCATCATGGGATATCCGCGCGACTCCGACCTTCTTTTTCCTCAAGGACGGCAAGCAACTGGATAAGCTCGTTGGGGCCAACAGGCCTGAGCTCGAGAAGAAGATAGTCTCTTTTGCCGACGGCTTGGCCCAGCATGTGAACTGAATCTACAATTTCATCGTCAGAATCGATGAACATGGTTTCTCTATCCGTCGACCCTATTTTAGTAGCTCGATAGAAGTGCCGACGAACTTTGTGTGGTTTCCTCTTCTTCAATTCTTGCCCTGTTTGTGTAAATTCCCGTCGCTGTTTCTGTTAATCATGTCATAATGAGGGATATTAGAGTACCCTAAGATCTATGAACTGCTACTTGTGAGAGATTAAGGAGCCAAGGAAGGGTAAAGAGGACTGGACCATGTTGTTCCATGGCTGAGGAGTTTAAATTTGTTTATATGattgctttttaatttatatatatttgtttgtttatCTGCTTTCGCTTGGTGTGATGGCTAAATGAAGGGATAAATGCATAGACACCCCTAAACTTTACACATTTGTGAAATGAGCCCCTAAACTTGTAACATTGGCACCGATAACCCCCCCTGAATTTTATTAAATGCTTTAATTAGCCCTTCCTCTCAAGCGAAATTACGAATTAAACAGCATGATTTTATGAAGCTTCAAACACACTGACACTTTTTTCTACTCTTTTTACGAATAAAGATAAAGTATAAGACCGATCTTACCTAGCGCGGTCAgtaaaagatttgatggttggtgttgaaaatctcaattttttcttttctctcaaaaaggataaaaattaaataaaagaactaaagaacaagTTGAATTCatctttttacttttattacttttttctttcaGTGATAGAACagaaaatatggattttttttttaaaaaaaatgttatatgtTTGAAGCATCACAAGATCGCATATAAGACGTTTGCTGAGAACTGCGCGTTTATTTAATAACTTTGTTTGGAAGAGATATTTTCAGTTACACTGCAGCTAAGATGagactaaggcttcgtttgggattgcgggaagGTTGCGTTACGTGCTGTGAGAAACGGTGATGGAAGTTTGttttcgtacataatattgcgttccgcatattacTGTTAGTCAGTTACGATATTTTCTACAGTTCCATCGGTGAAAGCAGAAgaatatccctatatgctttttcttaACTCCATCCTATCTAATAACATTAAAtccacctcaataccaaactatgCCTAAGTCAAATGCCCAACTTTGAGGCCAAAAAATAAGACCTTTTAATTGCTACATATGTTGCGTAACTTTGGGGATTAAATTGTTAATATTAAAGCTATTACTCATACACACATAAGTTAGGATCATAAATTAGGATCAAATTTTAAGgactaaattattaaaaaaaaaaaaaaaagaaggaaattatG encodes the following:
- the LOC109720757 gene encoding thioredoxin H4-1-like, with translation MGGCVGKNGGGDDSDDKIDFKGGNVHVITSKENWDEKISEANRDGKIVVANFSASWCGPCRVITPAYVELSEKYPSLMFLIIDVDELMDFSSSWDIRATPTFFFLKDGKQLDKLVGANRPELEKKIVSFADGLAQHVN